TTTGTAAAACACTCAGTTTAACAAGGTGGTATATTGCCTTCGTGGGACGTGAtggcactgagggttaaaccacagaagcctctgtgcggcaaggtcagaagaccagcagtcataagatcgaatccatgtgacggggtgagctcctgtcgcttgtcccagctcctgccaacctagcagtttgaaaacatgtaaatgcgagtaaataaataggtaccaccacggtgggaaggtaatggcattccgtatctagtcgcgctggccacatgaccacggaaactgtctacggacaaacactggctctatggcttggaaacagggatgagcactgcgccctagagtcggacacgactggactaaatgtcaagggaaacctttacctaacctTTTTATACTACCTTCACAATATTTTTTGCAATTGATAAGGGAGAGACTTTGGAATTCAGGAAGCAGACAAGAATATTATTTTGATAAGGTGAACTAGAGGGCAAAGAGCAGCCTTGATActgaggtttgtgctggttttcCTCCAGTGCCATTGTTCTTTCAAATTATGACTGGTATCTTTTTTTTCATGGGCCCAGGCAAGTTACCTCAACAAGCATATTACATCACAAACTTCACACTCTCTCTGTGTAATCTCAACCCATATATTCAAAGTGATTGTACTGAGTTTGAGTGAGGGCAATAAAAGCAACTACAAATGCCAACTCTCTGACAATTCCCAGCTGTACTTAAAACAAACACTCTTCCTGCTTTTGGGTGGGTGGAGCTAGGTCCCTAAGCATGTACATGCAGCTGGGATTGTGAGGACTTCTCTCATGTTTTTCTTGGATATTAGCTGGAGTGTCCATGCAGACACCATGTGAACAATTACTGCTCAACAAGACAATAGCTGCCACCAGGAAGTTTCCCTATCTGTTCACACATTGCTTGTCCAGGGGCCACGCAGCTTCGCTGCATCCTGGAAGTCCGCATCTGCTGTCCCAAATGCAGAAACAAGTTGAGTGAGTCCCTTCTTTCCAGAGAACATCATCAAGGCTGTAAAAACCAAATTGTGAATTGTAATGATTTGGGGGAAGTTTTACAGTAGCCAACCCCAGCCTCTCTGCATTTAATTTAGGACAAAGCTATCCGTAGCCACACACTGAAAAATGCATAATGTGGAgaatttcaattttatttaagaataaaggtaaaggttccccttgacaattttttgtccagtcttgttcgaCTCTATTTAAGAATAGGAAAGCCCATTTACTAAAGAAGCAAGAATCCTTTTAGGTAAACCAGTAAGACAATACTAATAAATGAAGGAAAATCCAAACGGCAATAATTCCCAAAAACAAGGACAAGTAAAGACCAAGTAAAAGAACACTTAcatgagaaaataagaaaactagcTAGACTATTCTATTTACACGGAGGGTGTAAGAACAGACATAGTTAAGTCTCTGAGCTTATGCAAGGTGTCACACAGTCCCCCTTTGCTTAGGGATTCTGCTGTTTTTATACCTTTCTTAATTTTTGGTGGGGTGACAGCTACAGTATTAATTAATCAAGATGGAACTTCCCAGAAGGTGGTCAATTTACAGCTCCCATTTGAAATGCTTAAAAGAATGACCTTGGGCACCTCCTTATCTCTCACAATACCCAGATGACTCATTCTGCAAGCTATCGACTTCCTCTCCTGTCAGTCTTCTTTGTACCCAAGATGGATGAAGACTGGTTTCCTGGCAGAGATGCCATAATTTATATCTCTGTGTTATTAGGCATCTTTGATCTTCTTCATTACCCAATAGTTTGAAGACAGGAGAGAGCACAACCATAGGCTGCCATTACAGTTTACTAAGTTTTGTTCTTAGAAGTCTATCTTTCTTACTTTAGGTTTGATATACCAAACACTAAAAAGGTTAATTGTCATCACACTTAAAGGAGCCAATCTAGAGTATATCTGCAATGCTTCTGAAAAGGATTTTACTGCCTAAAAGATAAAATCCATTGGCCAGCCTACAGTTTGGGTAAAATCAAAGAAAGAGCTTATCTCATAATGGATACACATAACAATTTACATACAGATAAGATCATTATAATTGACAGTTTACATATACATGTTTCTTGGACAAAGTGGATTGGAGGACATGGCTATGGGGGGGTAAAACTCATTAGTTTGGCTGTGTATTATCTTCAGTATCAGAAACAATATGTCTCTGATTAACTGGGGAATATATCAAGAGATATGCTATTATATATGTGTCCTGTTAATGGCTTTCCATAAGCCCCTGACTGGCTACCTTGTGAACAGAACACTGTAAGAGACTAGCCTTTTGTCTGATCCAACAAGGGTCTTCTTACATTCGTAACACACTGAAAACCATCAAACAGCCCACAGATTAACTACATGGTACTAACACTGGGAAGAAGATTCAGCCTTCCCATTTTTGCAAGACAGAAAAATAGAATAAGACACAGGCAAGAGAATATTCTTCTTTTAATCAATAGAACTCTCCAAGCCTTACATTTAGTCCCTACTTGTAGGGTGGCCCTGAAAACATTACCAAGATGTTTTCTAATGGCCCCAAATTACATTGGTGGAGGTTTTAATGAATCACAAACTACAGCCAGTTTGTCCTTTTTGTTAAACTGTTGAAGATTTACTACAACAAAAGATGAAGAGAGGGCTTAGGCTAATTGACTGATCAATTGTATTTCCAACATTTAGGGGGAAGGCTTTGTTCTAGAGAAGACTAATACTCCTTTTAGCAGATTCCTTTATACATCATTTCCTTATCTTTTTACTTTGATGCCTGTCTGTCTTGTAACAACAGGATAGAAGCCCTGGACAATGAGGATTATTCTGTTGCTTCAATAGGAAAGTTGAGTTGTCACATTATTCCTGTTTAACCATGTGCATTCTTATACCAGCCCAGCCTGCTGGAGGAAaccctgtcgcttgagcccaagGAAGTTGCTGAGCAGGAGGACCCTGTCAGGCCACCTATAGATGATCCAACTTTGTTCACAGAAGAGTCTCACCTGCCTGTGTTGAATGGGCAAAGCAACATCATGCACTTGGAAGAAATCCAGAAGGTAAATATAGGGCATATCACAGGGGGTCTGGATTTGATGCCTGTCATATGGACTCCTCTGGGTGAGCTTTTTGCCATCGTGCCTCCATGGGCAAGCAATGACAAGGAGCAGCTCAAAACATTTTCCTGTCTTTGTCGAAGGGCTACATGGGGTCTCATTCTGCTTTGAGCCCACGTATAAAAACAGTTGACTGAGTGTTGAATCATATTTCAACActggcctttctttctttgttcatgtcagaagcaccacagtacaattaataatatCACCTAAtgatgggcaacatcaagagcatttgggacaGGTAACTTCAAGTCTTCCTTAGTACATGTTGAGAGGCATAGAATAGATTGACATATGTGTGAATTTATCTGTTCTTCTCTGCACCCACAAATGATTGGTGCAAAATCCCTATTTTtttaggttcactttggttctgccagtTCTGGTCCACAGACTATTATTTGACTTCCAAGTAATCCAGTTCTTGCGTTACTGGAGCTGGGATTATCTTTCCCCCCACCACCCCATTTTAAGAGGTGGATAATTCTCTCTTTCCACATTATTTTCCTTGCATTCTCTGCTTTTCCTTCAAGATTCACATTGTGGGGGAAAATGTTTCTTTGATTTTAATGTGGGAGAGGCAGAATGATAGGTCAGTATCTTCTCCTGCATCTTGTGGCAACAACACAGCTTAGGAGGCCTAGGTCAGATCCTATGGTACAAGCAGTCCTATCCATTGTGTACATTTCAGCACCTAGAGGTGACTGCTTCACTGTGCCCATTTGTAGGACTGGCCCTGTCAATGACAGAGGTTTTCAATAGGACATGTCCTGACCTACAAATCAGAAGCAGTACCAATGATGTAGTGAAGCTTCCTAAGCTGAAGtccctcagatgtttttgaaggacaactcccagaagtcctggccaacatagctagtggtgaaagcttctgggagtttcagcacatctggggaccaaaggtaaGGAGCCATTGATGTAGTGGAATAAATATGACTAATTCCTGTGATGAGCAGTTCTAGATAAACTATCAAAGGAGGTGAGGTAAAGATTGACTTTCTCTATATGGTCTCTTTAGCTTGCTCCACATCTGCCTCTGCGAGTGACTGGACACTCATGGAACCTCATCTACTATACAGCAAGAGATGGATTTAGCTTGAAGTCTATGTATCGAAGCATGAGTGACTTGGTCTCTCCTGTATTGTTAGTTATCAGAGACACTGATGGCCAGGTAAACAGAGAGAGATGTAAAAGACAGTAAATCATACCTTATAGctaggtaagtgagatgtttatgGGAAATGAGAATGGGAGTTTACTGAGGGTCTGACTATACTTTAAGAAGAATGTGTATTCCTTGTAATTGGACAATTTTTCTCCCACAATTTGTTCTCCTCAGTAATGCATGTTTTGGGAGTCAGCTTTTCAAATTCAGCCTGTTTTTAGCTCTAGTACCCAGTTAGAAAACATACTCTATCCCAGATACACAGCTGAGAAAAACTATGTGATATGACAAACAGGCATATTTCACCACTTGAAATGCATGCCTTTAGTTTGATTGCTGAACACATATGGCTCACACTTACAATTAGAGGAATTGGGCAGAGAAAActttttcctttccaaaactTTTGATTTTGGCAGTTCATGAGATCCTGCCTACATGAACTTTAGATTTTGGCATCTGGAGATTACAGCAGATTGCAAGGGGGAAATGAGGAGAAAGGAAATATCCacaatgaaaaggaaatgtttaTGCTGTGAGCTGCGTTCTGTGAGTGCAACTAGTATAACTCCTTGACCTGTAGTAGTGGTAAAGTTGTTTTTCCAGATGCAACTCATCCTAGTGTATGATTCAGAGGCTGCAGTAGGTCTCTGCCACAGAGATTGCCCTGCCAGCTGAGCCAACATTTTGCCCAACACATTTGTTCATCCTTGAGTTACTATTTTATATCTAGATTGATCTTGGGGTCTTAGTATGCATCAGCACATTTCTGATGTCTATTCATGCCTGTGCTAAGCTGAGCAGTCACAAACGTAACAAAAGTTAGATCCCTGCCTGAAATCCTAGACCACTTTATAATCTTTGCAATAGAATGGTACTCTCAGAAAGACCCCCAGGTTTCAATTATAACTTGGAAAGAGATTCTGTAACACCTCTGATGCTTGTACtaaaggtaataataataatataaaatatgggTGGTCACATGTGAACAGACCACTATCTAGCcatgctttgttgctgtttaaaacaattttcttttttcacatattTTTCAGATATTTGGTGCCTTTTCTTCCACATCTATCCATCTCAGCAGCTGTTTTTATGGCAATGGGGaaacatttctcttttccttcactCCACAACTAAAGgtgatttaaaaatatgtgtgaGCAAACAGTAAGGCAGCTAAACCAAGCACTATAAAAGGCTGCCTTCCTGGACAAACATTCCCGGGAGTAAGTACTACTAAACTCAGCAAAAAAAATACACCtgcatatgtatacatatatatgctGATGATAGCACTAAAACAACTTGCATCTTTCTTACTTTAGATTTTTGTCCTAATCCTAAACCAGATTGTATTTTCAGTTGTACACAAGTTAATATAATTGCCTTGAGGGCCAAATTCTAACTTGCAAAGGATCTCAAGAACTGCATTCCAGCAGTAGGTGAAGATAAGACCACAGGGCATGGCCAATGCAAAGTGGCAGGACTAAATATAAAGGTTAGCAATTTAGACATTTCCTTACTAATCAAAGGATAGCTCAATTTGATTACATGCTTAATAATTGTTAAATAACAAAATGTTAGGCAGCAAAGCTGAGCTCAGTTCCATGCAACACCTTCCTGGCATTTAAATATCCTCTTACAACAAAGAACCTTCTGGGCCAGATAGAGAAAACAGCTTCCCAGGCTGTACTTAGCTCACAAAGCAGAGGTTCCCCATTCCTGGTTTCATGTGCATAGGAGGTACTAAGAAAATGTTTAGTAAGAGGAACCGGGTTGAAAAGGACAGAACAAACACTGAATAAAGAAACACAACAATGTGTGCTTCTGCACATCAGCTGCTAAAGAACTGGGAATGGAAAAGTGTAGTTGAAACTTAAGTCATGAAGGTAGCCTTCTCATCAGCAATTGGGTAAACAGAAGGTTGTTCTAGGTGGGCTTTTCATCTGATTCACCATGGCTCTTCTTTTTTTACTGCACCTTTTATTACAAAAAGCTTATgtctacaatattttttttctatcccACTCTAGGTATTTAAATGGACAGGTAAAAATACCTTCTTCATGAAAGGAGATGCAGATGCCCTAGCGATTGGTGGAGGCAGGTGTGTAGCTATGAAAGGTGACAAAGTTTTGACAAAGTGCCTGCACACAACATGCAACACATTCCTTCTTCCAAAGGCATCTGGACCGTGTAAGACAAAATCAGATGTTCACCTTTGCCATAGATACCTCCATGGTATTTCTCAGTTTCATAATATCACACTGAAAGCAGCTACCTACTGTTCTTATCCCTAGCCCACTCTTTGATGGATATACAAGTTGACTCCACATATAACAGGTTGATACTTTCATATGGATCAAGTGAGCATTGAAAAAGCCATTTGTTGTAAACATGACCATTTTTCCTGGATCAGGACTGCTCATCTTCCACAGTAATGCTTTTCAGTTGACTCAAGTAAAAACGCATACTATATCACTATATCATTTTAAGTGTTGCTAATCTCACCACCATCATTGctgtctttttgtttatttacagtGGCAGGTTTGGCTTGTGGCTAGATGGAGACCTGAACCATGGAGGAAGTCATCCCTGTGAGACATTCAACAATGAGGCATTATCCTTTAAAGAGGAATTTGTCATCCAAGATTTGGAAGTCTGGGCACTCTCTTGAGCCAAAAGGACAGAAATATATTGGATTTCTCATTGTGTGCACATTACAAATGCAAGGCGCAACATCAGCTAGTAGTCTCCTGCAGTGACTTCAGAAATTTTCTTCAAATGACCATAAACTTGTTATGGATTCTTTGTGTGCCCAGAGAttagcagagaaggaaaaaaaatgatggatTAACCTACTAGCTTTCACATATTCCAGTCCTCTTCCCTACCATACTATCCATTCCTCCATTTAGTAGTTTTGCCCCCTGCTTCTGAACCTATAATGATGAGTTAAGGGTTTCAATCCTTTCTTAATCATTTTGCTGTTTAAAGCATGGAGTATTTGCTGCCATTTATCTGAAGAGAACCGCCATGATCCTTCATTGCCAAAAGAGGCATCTGCCTTATAGATCCAGTTACTGTCCTAGCTGGAAATCCCATTGTTCTCCTAATTCCCATAGCTGTTACCAGGAGAAGAATATTTGTACAGCCATTAAAATGGGGAAATTAAAGATTCATTCATAGCACTGCATCTTAGTTGTGAGATGACAGACCCCTCTGATGCTCCCTAATGCAACCATACATTTATACAGCAATCTTATTAGCCTTTGATCATATCACCATATATCCCGTGTAAGAATAGATCCATGAGTATGTGAAACACGGAAACATCTCAAGACTAGTCTTGACAGCCCAAATAGACTCACGAGTggttgtttaaaagaaaaaacaagctcTCTCATGTCTAAAACAATAGGATATTTATTGGTGTCATCagtattttgttttatgattCAGATTGGCATACTGCATATACAAACATAGGTTGTTAAACTAGTAATcagtctttctctcccccccccccttgccccatAAAAACATTTGGGAACATTTAAAGTAATTGTTCTGTTACATGTGAAATTGTTTACTAAGTGTTTAAATGAGACTGAATAATATTTCCCCTTCGTTTTTGTGGGAAACTACATTTTTCTAGCACTTCCTTCGCAATGTTTTGTGTAGAGTAACTACACTCCTTAGCTAACATGCTTTGAATTTGTAATAGAATATGGTGTCATTACTGTAAATCCTTTTGGCACTGCACATGACATCAAAGATAACTGACAAAGAAATCAAGTGCTCCTCACTATGCCACTCCAGCATGGGagcatttaaaatgattttaaatataaattcaataaaacaattttttaatgaTTGGCTCAaggccagccagctagccagcatTGCTTGCCATTGAATGAATACCTCCTTTTATATTCATAGAATATAATATaaagtgaagttagaaggggcctacaaagccatcaagttcaaccccctgctcaatgcatgaatacaatcatagcatatctgccaggtgattatccaagtttgaatgcctccagtgttggaacactcaccagctcccaaggtaactgggttccactgtcgtactgctccaacagttaggaagattttcctgatattcatccgaaatctggcttcctttaacttaagtccattgttgcatgtcctgcactctgggatgatcaagaactgtATAAcagatagcctttcaaatatttgaaatgtgctatcgtatcacccctcagccttcttttctcaaggctaaacatccccaattccttcagcctttcctcataaggcttggtttccaaccccctgatcatccttgttgccctcctctgaacttgttcccatttgttagcatccttcttgaagtgtggtgtccagaactggacacaatactcaaggtgaggcctaaccagtgctgaatagagtggGACTAGTACAAACTGtacatctgttaatgcagcctaaaatagcatttgccttttttgtaaccacatcacagtgttggctcatatttagcttgtgatctatgagaATTCCAAGAGCCTttttgcttgtagttttgctgagccaggtatcctccatcctgttactgtgcaattggtttctttttccgaggtgcagtactttgcacttatccctgttgaatttcattcggttgttttcagcccagtgcgccatcctatcaaagtcattttgaaCGTTGTTTCTGTCTTAATCTAGGGTATTTGCTATTCCGCCGAACTTggtgtatcatctgcaaatttgacaagcattccctgcactccctcatccaagtaattaataaaaatattgaagagcatggGCCCAggacttgttacctcctcccagttagagaaggacccattaatcatctgagtacaattctgtagccagttgtgtatccacctgacacttgagctatacagcccacacctagttagcttgctcatCAGTATATCattgggcactttgtcaaaagctttgctgatgtcaagatatactatgtctacagcattccctctatctgGGAAGTGGCCTGAtcaaaaaaaaatgagatcaaattagtttggcaagatttgttcctgacaaatccgtgttggcttctagatattactgcattgttttcaaggtgcttgcacaatgactgctttatgatctgttccagaattttgcatgggattgatgtcaggctgactagtctgtagttcccaggttcctcttttttgacctttttgaagatagggacaacattggccctcctccagtcctctggcacctcccgtttcccatgatttcaaggaaataatggatagcagttctgagagttcttcagccagttccttcagtactctcggatgcagcttttccggccctggagatttgaatttgttcaaggtggtaaagtattccttgactatttgtttatctatctccagctgcaatcctgcccccctcttacttgcacttccaatttgtttggaagttcatagtctgtcttacgGGAAGAgatggaactaaaataggaactgagcacctgccttttctttgtcctgttatttttccatctccattgcggagctgcgCCACTATGTCtcatgtttgtcttttgctactcacatacctgaaccCTAACCCTTTTAATTAGCTTGCATTTGTATCAACTTTTAAGTTTTCATCTTGGTTCTTGTCAGTGTGCTTCCCTTTCCTGAGAATGAAAGGACCTGACTTCCCTGTTTGGGGACACTAGAAGGAAGGGGCTATATAAAAAACACCTCCTTATCACTTCACAGGCCTCCTTATCACTTCACAGGGACAGGATGCTGCAATACAGATCCTTGATAACAGCAATGATTAGCAAAGCACTTAAAAATATCTACAGATTGTGACATATTAGAAATCTAGTAGAGATAGCCAAGAATTATTCTTTCAAAAATGTCTCTGAACTGTGTTCAGAAGATAAGCATTATGGTTTTTAATTAATATATGTGTAAATCATTAGGGTGGTTTTTTGTGGGGGATACTGTTAGATTTGTAACTAAAAACAAAAACGAGTATTTAGATTGTACCAGTAGAAAAaggctgaacaacaacaaagctgcatACTGCCCATAGCCCTCAAACACTTTAAGGCCTctttaaaatggaataaatattttCTCAGCAGAATTGTGCTCTCAACCAGCTTATGAAAAATACAGAACCACTTTTGGTCGTTGTGCTGCTTGCTACAGCAGGGTGCTGGCAGCAAATACAGCACTAGCAACTGCAGAAGGATTCCATGGGTGTGAGATAGTTGCTGTAGTGTGAAAACTGTTCTTTAAGCAGAATGTCAGAAGTGAGCCCAGCTGATAATTTAAAAAGCCTTAGACATTTCAGTAGTCTTTGAAATGGCAGCTTGGTCAAGTCTTAGAAATTTGTCATAGTGAAACTCTAGattcttattaaaataaaatatgactacagtggtacctcactagatgatgataatccgttccattgaaatcgctgtttagcgaaatcattgtcttgcgaaaagcatttcccaattgtaatgcactgaaacctgtttaatgcgttccaatggggaagaatcgtcgttgtctagtgaagatcggccataggaaagccgctttgcgaactgccgatcagctgtttaaatcactgtcttgcgaagcttaggtcccaaaacatttgttttgcaagcgcagaggaagctgtcaaaatcatctagcgaaaatcggtttgcgaagcagggaccaaacattgtccagcgaaattcccccataggaatcactgttttgcaaattgctatagcgatcgcaaaaagtcaatgtctagcgaaaaagctgtcatgcggggtaactgtctagcgaggcaccactttactttttaaagtatgaTACTGTACTTAGAACTGGCTGTACTGTGTTAAATAAAACATATGAAGACGAATGCAAAAGGGGTCGGAACAGAAGAAAACAGTGTGATGCTTAACAGTGTGACCACACTAGATATATACAGGCAAGGTCCTGTTGCTGATCGCTGTAGCTGCATGATTCAACTGGCTTTTGCATTGAGGTCAATTTGATGATTGTGCTGACAACTGACTACAGTAGTCAAAATGTCATTTGGCTgatgaaatttttaaaagcccaagtAATCCCTGAATAGAGGTTTTACTTTGGAGGCATGTCTTAATGTTACATTTAAGGGACTTCTGAAATGGCACTGTACATGGCTTGGCTGTCAGCAAAGACATCTCAGAGGCTTAAGTCTTCTAAGAAATAAGGCTATTTAATGAAATGGCAAAACACGCCCAAGAACTATTGTTCCTACAGTTCTTTAGTGAGAGACTCTAGTTAGAGCTGCCTAACactagcaagttgcaactagagtaagcccactgcatcagtggagatttggcaagtcaacacctatgtaaattcTACCAATTCAGCAGACCTATTCTAGGTGTGACTTGTGATTGGATTTTCTTTGTAATGTACATGTGTTATTCATGTAGAGATATAAAAGCCCTGCTTCTGCAAGCTTGATTCTGGCAAAAACTACCTGAATATTTTCAAAGCTCTCTATTCATCTTAGaggtatgcgaagctggagtgtcctctccagggcacgaagcctgggtaaaataatatggagaataggctgtcACCCAAGcatcaaatccccactctccatgtcactgaaatagcccaatagaaaggcaagagccaatacaactggttccagcgacgtcgcaggagttgacagaacacgaactgcctccgggactctggctccggattctTCCTCGAGGTtgattcctgaagccttttccatcagtggatacagccacaaggcagtggaggtttgaaatcagagttttccttctcctagatgggctgcctcccaaggctgatgagtcccatCCACCCGGACTATGTGAATTATTGCTTAAAATACAGTATACCTGTTTAAAAGGATAGTTTTTACCTAATTTTTCAAAGTCATGAGTGACATTCTAAAAATAAGCTTAACATGCATTTAGAGCACGTGTCACCTAAAGTAGTTAAAGACTTCTGTTTGCAAGCATATTTTGCATACCTTTTACTGCAGCTGGTAACTGAAAGGTAAATATGGGCTTAGTTTGCAAGTCTACTGTTTAAGAGTAGATCTCTGAGGAAATTGCCTAACTGCAAGAAGTAAACATTTCCCTTAACATTAAATTGGACATTCACATTCTATAGAATTCTGCACATTCCCAGAGTCTGAGCAGACATCATACATTAAATAGATTTTGCCATTTCTTCCATTATGTTCCAATTGGTTAAGACCAAACATTTGCTTTACCTAAATTAGTTTGTTACAGTAGATTTGGAAGGTAAGTCAAGTTAAACATCAAGGTAAGTTTTTATTACTAAGTCAAAATGAATATAGAGAAAGATTCACACTCAGATatgcaaaatacagtatttgtaacaTTTACAAGTTTGGAAATTCAGTATTACTTTAGAGATGGGGTGTGTGCGTGGCCTTGTCCCTCTTTATAGTAAAGTGTAACTTAAAGATAGCATTCTGAAAATCTCGGCTGGAAGAGAATGAAACTTTCTCCAAGGATGAAATCCAAGTTCTCACAATTAGCAGCACATTTCTCATATACGAATCATATTTTTTCAGTATAAATTGCACATCATATAattcaaacaaacaataaactatTCTTATCTATGGAAATGTaagatattggccaaaatcctgcacttagtgtaataaatcaactagagcaggcccactgagtTAATGGGGATTTAGTGGGTCAcctcttctgtaaattccattgattcaaaggggcatATTCTAACTacgacttactatgctaaaataagttacagtcagagtaggcccatttaaattcatggaacctatggaggagttggctcacttAAACCCCATTAATTTAATGGGAGTAACATTACTGTGTTTTActactaagaaacaggattttggccactaactCTGCAATCCTATGGTGGTACAGCAAATACCATCAGAATGTTTGGATCACTCACAGACAAAGGTCTCATCTTGGAAGGGAATATCTAAGAGT
This sequence is a window from Pogona vitticeps strain Pit_001003342236 chromosome 4, PviZW2.1, whole genome shotgun sequence. Protein-coding genes within it:
- the TLDC2 gene encoding TLD domain-containing protein 2, encoding MGASHVYFGRKFRSNPVQINATGRHLLSTLPALLSGKSASIVDFFWRITERMKTPRCEYVLLPSLLEETLSLEPKEVAEQEDPVRPPIDDPTLFTEESHLPVLNGQSNIMHLEEIQKLAPHLPLRVTGHSWNLIYYTARDGFSLKSMYRSMSDLVSPVLLVIRDTDGQIFGAFSSTSIHLSSCFYGNGETFLFSFTPQLKVFKWTGKNTFFMKGDADALAIGGGSGRFGLWLDGDLNHGGSHPCETFNNEALSFKEEFVIQDLEVWALS